The genomic segment TTCAGCGTGCGCAGCCAGGCGATGATCCGGCCAAGATCGTCATCGGCCCAGGCGCGCTGCGCCCCGGTGGGCATGATGAAGACCGTGCTGCCGTCCCGCTTGACGCCGTAGCGGATCAGCCGGACGAGCTCCGCGTCCGAATAATAAGCGAGCTTGCGGGCGATGGCCGGCGGCGCGATCGTCCCGGTCAGCCGGTCGCTGGTCCAGACCCGCCCCTCGCCGTTCGGCCCGTGGCAGCTGCGGCAGCCCGCGAGCGTGGCGAGCCGCCCGCCTTC from the Phosphitispora fastidiosa genome contains:
- a CDS encoding c-type cytochrome; translation: EGGRLATLAGCRSCHGPNGEGRVWTSDRLTGTIAPPAIARKLAYYSDAELVRLIRYGVKRDGSTVFIMPTGAQRAWADDDLGRIIAWLRTL